The DNA sequence CCTCAACGGATTGATTTTATGCTGGGGTTAGGTGGAGATGGCACCATGCTGTCTGCGGTATCCCTGATTCGGGACTCTGGAATTCCAATCGTAGGAATCAATTTTGGCCGACTCGGTTTTTTGGCAAATATTGCCAAGCATGATATAGAGCAAGCTTTGGAAGAAATACTGAATGGAGAATACACCACACAATCCAGGTGCGTGCTGTCTGTATCGAGTCCAGAGGATGAGCTGTTCGGCGACGAAAACTTCGCCTTAAACGATATTACAGTCTTCAAATACGACACCTCGGCTATGATTACTGTACAAGCAAATCTAGACCAGCAGTTATTAAATGATTACTGGGCAGATGGATTGATTATTGCAACGCCTACAGGTTCTACAGCCTATTCTTTAAGTTGCGGAGGGCCAATTATCATGCCTGGTAGTGGCAATTTTGTAATTACACCAGTTTCTCCACACAATCTCAATGTGCGGCCAATCGTCATATCTGCTGAGTCTGAACTCGACCTAAAGATAGACAGTCGTACAGAAAAATATATTTTGAGCTGCGACTCCAGAAGTAAGACCTTACCCAGCACCACGACTTTAAAAATAAAAAAAGCGGATTTTGAAATTAACCTGATCCGACTTAAAAAAGATCAATACTTCAGCATCTTGCGTGAAAAATTATTATGGGGACTGGATGTACGTAATTATTAAGCTCGGTTAACGGATCTAGTACTATTTTAAATTAAACGATGAGACCGTCTTCGCATAATGGTCGGGAGGACTTCATTAAAAAAGCCTATCTTTACGCCCAATATTAGGCCAACAAAAGTCATTTTGACGATTTAAGAATGGATTTCAAAGACAAAATTAATAAGGATACGCTACCTCAACACATCGCTATCATTATGGATGGTAACGGACGCTGGGCGAGAGAGAAAGGAGAAGACCGTGTTTTTGGCCATCAGAATGGTGTTAATTCTGTTAGAGAGACGCTAGAGGGGTGTGTGGAGATTGGGGTACCCTTTGTTACTTTATATGCCTTCTCTACCGAAAATTGGAACAGACCAAAGGAAGAAGTGCAGGCGTTGATGGAAATTCTCGTTCACTCTTTATCTAATGAGGTCGAAACATTCAAAAAAAATCGGGTAAAACTCCATGCTATTGGCAATATTGATGACCTTCCCGCACACTGCCAGCGCACACTGCAGGAAACCATTAACCAGACCGATGATAATGCGGTATGTACCCTTACATTGGCCTTGAGCTATGGCGCGCGCGCGGAAATAATACAAGCAACCAAAAAGATTGCACAACGCGCACAAGCTGGAGAAATCAATATAACAGATATAAACGACAAACTGTTTTCGGAAAGTTTGTACACAACGGGGCTTCCTGACCCCGATCTGATGATTCGTACCAGTGGTGAACAGCGCATCAGTAATTTCATGCTATGGCAGTTAGCCTACACCGAATTGGCATTTCTACCCATCATGTGGCCTGAATTTACACGTGAGCATCTTTACGAATGCATATATAACTACCAGAACCGAGAAAGAAGATTCGGCAAGACTAGTGAACAATTATAAGATTTGCTTACTTTTGCACCTTCAACCCGTTTTAACACTTCTTAAAGCTGGCGATCGGTCTTTTAACATAAATTAACAAGAGATTGGTGTACTTTAGCACCGACAATAATTAGTAGATGAAGCACATATTTGTTAAACTCGCCTTTATAATCTCCGCACTTTCCATTTTTTATTCTGCTGAGGCTCAAACGCCCGGAAATCGCCCTATAAATCTTAGTGATCCTAACGAGCTTTCTTATCTAAATCAGAAAAACTTTGTGATAGGTGGTGTGGATGTGAAGGGAGTAGAGTACCTGGATAAGGACGTTTTGATTACCATTTCCAAGTTAACAGTAGGCCAGTATATCGAGGTTCCTAGCGAGCAAACTGCGAACGTAATCAAAGACTTGATGGCGCAAAATCTTTTCGAAGAGGTACAGTTATATGCAACAAGCATTCAGGGAGAAAACATCTTTTTAGAGATCCGAGTGGTAGAGAGACCTCGCTTGGCAGGCATCAATGTTGAAGGCCTAAAAAAGAGCCAAGCAGAGGAGGTACGCAAACGTCTGAATGCCGGATCAGGTAAGATTGTAAACGAGAACCTACTTCGTACCACACGAAGTACTATTGAGAAGTATTTAAGAGAGAAATCTTATCTATATCCGGATATCACAATCACCACTGCCCCAGACTCCGCACAGACAAACTACGAAGTCGTTACAGCTAAAGTAGACAGAAACAGTAAAATTAAAGTACGTAAAGTAAACTTTACGGGTTCAGAAAATTTTTCTGAACGCCAATTGCGTAAATTCCTTAAAGGCGTAAAGCCTCGCGCTTGGTTCCGCATCTTTGGGCCG is a window from the Sphingobacterium sp. lm-10 genome containing:
- a CDS encoding NAD kinase, with the translated sequence MKTTIAIYGREFNPSVNFYVEALFRFLDARNIDVYIYDPFFAFLKEELYCPTHFKTFIRLEDIPQRIDFMLGLGGDGTMLSAVSLIRDSGIPIVGINFGRLGFLANIAKHDIEQALEEILNGEYTTQSRCVLSVSSPEDELFGDENFALNDITVFKYDTSAMITVQANLDQQLLNDYWADGLIIATPTGSTAYSLSCGGPIIMPGSGNFVITPVSPHNLNVRPIVISAESELDLKIDSRTEKYILSCDSRSKTLPSTTTLKIKKADFEINLIRLKKDQYFSILREKLLWGLDVRNY
- a CDS encoding isoprenyl transferase; this encodes MDFKDKINKDTLPQHIAIIMDGNGRWAREKGEDRVFGHQNGVNSVRETLEGCVEIGVPFVTLYAFSTENWNRPKEEVQALMEILVHSLSNEVETFKKNRVKLHAIGNIDDLPAHCQRTLQETINQTDDNAVCTLTLALSYGARAEIIQATKKIAQRAQAGEINITDINDKLFSESLYTTGLPDPDLMIRTSGEQRISNFMLWQLAYTELAFLPIMWPEFTREHLYECIYNYQNRERRFGKTSEQL